GATTGATGGCGCGGTGCAGCGGCTGACGGAATTCGTCGCCCGCAGCAGCCGGTGCCAGCACATCGTTGGGAAACAGCACCGAATAGTCCGCCCCCTGCTCCTCAAGCCGCTCGGCGAGCAGATCGGGCAAGGTGTAGGTAGCCAGATCCAGCGTGTTGCGCGTCACCCGGGCCCACCAGGGCGAACGCAGCGTGCGGTGGTGCTGGCGCTCCTCGGGGCTCTGCTGGTACCAGTCCTTGCCCTGGGCAGAGCGCGTCGCGAAACGCCCGCCCAGCGCCTTGCGCAGCGCATCCACCAAGGCGCTGCCGCCGTAGTGCTGAACATAGTCCTCCAGTGCCGGCGTGTAGTCGTTGACATGCACATCGGTGTCGATCACGGGGTAGTCGAGCCGCGCTTTCACGGCCACCGAGCGCGAGGAGGTCTTGTTCGGAAGTCTGTTCGTCATGACGTTTTCCTTCGTGGATGCGTAAGCGCAGAGTACGCAAGCCCGAGGGAAAACAGAACGAATAAAAAATACGCTTCTTATGAACGATTTGACTTAGATATTTGCGTCATTTCGCCATGCGCGCAAGCAGCCCTCTTGCTATGGGCTTTCAGGCCACCAGCCGTCGGCCCGGCGCTCCATGCGCGGGCAGTCGTAGGCCGCGACCACGGGGATGGCGCTGCCATCGGCACGCACCAGCTTTTGCTGCCACTGCGTGCCCTGGCGCATGGCCACGGCAATGGCGGCCACTTCGGCGCCGCAACGCTCCAGCAGCTTGAGGCCGGACACCATGGTCGTGCCCGAACTCACGGCATCGTCCACCACCAGCACGCGCCTGCCGGCAATCAGGCCCAGCTGATTCGGGTCGATATAGAGCAGCTTGCCCTTGCCCGGCGTGGTGATGGAGCTGACGGGCTCGGAGAGCTCGTCGCGATACCAGTATTTGCGCGAATAACCCAGGGGCACGTAGCGGCTGTGCCCCAGGTGGCGCGCCACCAGCGGCGCGAAGGCCAGGCCCAGCGTGGGCAGGCCTATGACCACGTCGAAATCATGCGCCCCGGTGCCTTGCGCCATGTGCAGCGCCAGCTGCTCCACCACCTCCATCGAGGCCTGATTGGCAATCAGGGAGGCCACGCAGCGGTCCGGTGCCGAGCCATCGGCTGTCGGCATGCCGCGCAGCGGCAGCAGCAGATAGCGGCCGTCGGGCAATCGGGCCGGATAGCTCTTCGCATAGGGCGGCAGCGGCGACTGGTTCAGCTCGGCCTCGGTGACGATGGCTTGCCAGTAGTCGGTCGTGGCGTCGAAGCCGGGCAGGTTCTGGCCGCAAAGATCGACCACGGATGCAATTTCACTCATACAAAACTCAGTCGCGGCGCAGATAGCTCTCGGCCAGCTTCACCCAATACGAGGCAGTCACGGGCAGCAGGTTGTCGTTGAAGTCATAGGCCGCGTTGTGCACCATGCAGCCGCCTTCGCCCATGCCGTTGCCGACGATGAAATAGTTGCCGGGGACCTGGTTGAGCATGATGGCGAAGTCGTCGCTGGCCTGCAGCGGCTGCAGATCGGGAATCAGCCATTCCTCGCCCAGGAACTCGCGCGCCACCGCGACGGCAAACTCCGTCGCTGCCTTGTCGTTCATGACGGGCGGATAGCGCCATTTGTAGTCCACCTCGGCCGTGGCGCGGTGCACGGCGGCCTGGGCATGGGCCATGGCCGTGATGCGCTCGCGCAGCTGCTGGCGCACCTCGGGGCAGCGCGCGCGGATGGTCACGCGCAGCTCGCAGGTTTCCGGAATCACATTGGGCGCATCGCCCGCATGGATGGCACCGATGGTGACCACGGCCATGTCGTTGGGGTCGATCTCGCGCGAGCGTATGGTCTGCAAAGCCAGCACCAGATGCGAAGCCACGACGATGGGGTCCACGGCCACATGGGGCATGGCACCATGGCCACCCTTGCCGCGAATGGTGATGATGGCCGTGTCCGAGCTGGAATACATCACGCCCGGGCGAAAGCCGAACTGCCCGGCCGGGTAGCCGGGTTCGTTGTGAAAGGCGTAGAGCGCATCGCAGGGAAACAGCTCGAACAGGCCCTGCTCCACCATCTTCTGCGCGCCGCCATGGCCTTCCTCGGCAGGCTGAAAGATCAGATTGAGCGTGCCCTGGAGCTGGTTCTTGCGTCCGGCCAGCACCCTGGCTGCGGCCAGCAGCGTGGCCGTGTGCCCGTCGTGGCCGCAGGCATGCATCTTGCCGTCGTGACGACTGGCATAGGACAGGCCCGTGGTTTCACGGATCGGCAGCGCATCCATATCGGCGCGCAGGCCAAGACGTTTGCCGATGTGCTTGCCGTTGGCATGCTCGCCACAGCGCAGCGTCCCCACCACGCCGGTGTCGCCCAGGCCGCGATGGACCTCGTAGCCCCATTCGGCCAGCCTGGCGGCCACGATATCACCGGTGCGATGCTCTTCGTAGGCCAGCTCGGGATGGGCATGCAGATCATGGCGCAGGGCCAGCATCTCGTCCGCGACGGCAGCCACTTCGGGCAGCACGGGCGGATGGATCTCGGCATGCACCGGGTTCAGAGGCGCGGCCATGGCTTACTCCGCCTGAATGTTCGCCGACTTCACGATCTGGGCATAGCCGGCTTTTTCCTTCTTCAGGAACTGGACAAAGCTGGCCTGGGTGCCGGAGCCGGGCGTGGCGCCGCCATCTTCCAGGCGCTTGCGCACATCGGGCATCTTGAGGACGGCATCGAGCTCGGTAGCCAGGCGCGTGACCACGGCCTGAGGCGTCTTGGCGGGCACGAACAGCCCCGTCCAGGTGTTGAGGTCAAAGCCCTTGAGTTCGGCCGTCTCGCCAAAGGTGGGCACGGCGTGGATGGCATCGATGCGCTTGGCCGATGTCACGCCCAGACCTTCGAGCTTTTTCTGCTGGATCATGGGCACGGCGCTCACGGTGGTGAGCATGCCCACATCGACCTGACCGCCCATCACGTCGCTGGTGATCTGGGCACCGCCGCGGTAGGGCACATGCACCAGCTTGATCTTGGCGCGTTCCTGCAGCATTTCCATGGCCAGATGCAGCATGGTGCCCACGCCCGAAGTGGCGTAGGTCAGCGAGCCGGGCTTGGAACGCGCCAGTGCAATCAGCTCGTTCAGATTGTGCGCCGGCAGGCCGGGACGGGCCACGGCGACCACGGGTGCGATGGTGGTCAGCCCCACAGGGGTCAGATCCTTTTCGGCGTCGTACTTGACGGCGGAATTCACCAGCTGGGCAATGCTGATGGGGCCGTCAAAGCCCATGAGCAAGGTGTAGCCGTCGGCCGGGGCCTTGACGGCCTTGCTCACCCCGAGCACACCGCCCGCGCCGGGCACGTTGTCCACCACGATGGACTGGTGCAGGCGCTCGCCCAGCTTCTGGCCGATCAGGCGCGCCGTGGTGTCCACATTGCCACCGGCACTGAACGGCACGATCAGCGTGATGGGCTTGGTGGCGGGCCAGGCATCGGCGGCGGCGAAAACGGCGGGCGCGGTAAGGCCTGAGGCCAGCAAGGCGGCGGCGGCAACAAAGGAGCGGCGGGATGTGGACATGGGCATGCAGCAAGAAAGCAGACAGGCTGACGGCTCCAGGCCCATCCCGGCGTCGCAGCGTCGCTGTACTGGCCGGTAAATTTGAGTGCGCCCTCCGGCGGACGGGCAAGCCGCCGATTATCCCAGAGCACCTTGTTGTCTGCCATAACTGGAAATACTTAGCAATCCTGATTCACCCTTGAAACCTGGTGAAGCCTGCAGCGCCGGGCGCTAGGGTTCATGCCAAGCCGCCGGACACCGGGTCGCTCCAGAATCGGAACCCATGCTCTCACCCAGCCAAGTCATCGTTCTGGCAACGCCGGTCTTTTTCGCACTGATTGCCGTGGAATGGATCATCAGCCTCAGACGCGGGCGCAATGCCTATGCGCTGGCCGATGCCGTCAGCTCGCTGAACCTGGGCATCCTGAGCCAGACCAGCGCCGTCTTCACCAAGCTGCTGACGCTGGGCA
This DNA window, taken from Comamonas testosteroni TK102, encodes the following:
- a CDS encoding M20 aminoacylase family protein, with product MAAPLNPVHAEIHPPVLPEVAAVADEMLALRHDLHAHPELAYEEHRTGDIVAARLAEWGYEVHRGLGDTGVVGTLRCGEHANGKHIGKRLGLRADMDALPIRETTGLSYASRHDGKMHACGHDGHTATLLAAARVLAGRKNQLQGTLNLIFQPAEEGHGGAQKMVEQGLFELFPCDALYAFHNEPGYPAGQFGFRPGVMYSSSDTAIITIRGKGGHGAMPHVAVDPIVVASHLVLALQTIRSREIDPNDMAVVTIGAIHAGDAPNVIPETCELRVTIRARCPEVRQQLRERITAMAHAQAAVHRATAEVDYKWRYPPVMNDKAATEFAVAVAREFLGEEWLIPDLQPLQASDDFAIMLNQVPGNYFIVGNGMGEGGCMVHNAAYDFNDNLLPVTASYWVKLAESYLRRD
- a CDS encoding Bug family tripartite tricarboxylate transporter substrate binding protein; the protein is MSTSRRSFVAAAALLASGLTAPAVFAAADAWPATKPITLIVPFSAGGNVDTTARLIGQKLGERLHQSIVVDNVPGAGGVLGVSKAVKAPADGYTLLMGFDGPISIAQLVNSAVKYDAEKDLTPVGLTTIAPVVAVARPGLPAHNLNELIALARSKPGSLTYATSGVGTMLHLAMEMLQERAKIKLVHVPYRGGAQITSDVMGGQVDVGMLTTVSAVPMIQQKKLEGLGVTSAKRIDAIHAVPTFGETAELKGFDLNTWTGLFVPAKTPQAVVTRLATELDAVLKMPDVRKRLEDGGATPGSGTQASFVQFLKKEKAGYAQIVKSANIQAE
- a CDS encoding phosphoribosyltransferase; the protein is MSEIASVVDLCGQNLPGFDATTDYWQAIVTEAELNQSPLPPYAKSYPARLPDGRYLLLPLRGMPTADGSAPDRCVASLIANQASMEVVEQLALHMAQGTGAHDFDVVIGLPTLGLAFAPLVARHLGHSRYVPLGYSRKYWYRDELSEPVSSITTPGKGKLLYIDPNQLGLIAGRRVLVVDDAVSSGTTMVSGLKLLERCGAEVAAIAVAMRQGTQWQQKLVRADGSAIPVVAAYDCPRMERRADGWWPESP